One window of Anas acuta chromosome 23, bAnaAcu1.1, whole genome shotgun sequence genomic DNA carries:
- the APLP2 gene encoding amyloid beta precursor like protein 2 isoform X3, which produces MGSARRFPLLLLLGLAGPAAALAGYIEALAANAGTGFAVAEPQIAMFCGKLNMHVNIQTGKWEPDTSGTKSCFGSKEEILQYCQEMYPDLQITNVVEANQPVSIDSWCKRGKKQCKDHTHIVVPYKCLVGEFVSDVLLVPEKCRFFHKERMDVCESHQHWHTVAKEACLTEGMILHSYGMLLPCGVDQFHGTEYVCCPQTKVVDEALSKEEEDEDEDEDYDVYKSEFPTEAGVEDFTGTAVEEDEDEEDEGEEEEDVVEDRDYYYDSYKVDDYTEETTTEPSSDKAVSEKEVSSDMKSVCSQEAMTGPCRAVMPRWYFDPNKRKCIRFIYGGCGGNRNNFESEEYCMAVCKKMMPTDDVDVYFETPADDNEHARFQKAKEQLEVRHHNRMDRVKKEWEEAEHQAVNLPKAERQTLIQHFQAMVKSLEKEAASEKQQLVETHLARVEAMLNDRRRIALENYLAALQADPPRPHRILQALKRYVRAENKDRLHTIRHYQHVLAVDPEKAAQMKSQVMTHLHVIEERMNQSLSLLYKVPYVAEEIQDEIDELLQEQRADMDQFTSSISESQVDVRVSSEESEEIPLEGKPFRPFQVKTFPALPENEGSGMTELDGLIGAEEKVINSKNKVDENVVIDETLDVKEMIFNAERVGGLVDEPDNDNSLRDDFSFSSSALIGLLVIAVAIATVIVISLVMLRKRQYGTISHGIVEVDPMLTPEERHLSKMQNHGYENPTYKYLEQMQI; this is translated from the exons GCACTCGCAGCCAATGCTGGGACAGGGTTTGCGGTGGCAGAGCCTCAAATTGCCATGTTCTGTGGGAAGCTAAATATGCATGTGAATATCCAGACTGGGAAATGGGAACCTGACACTTCTGGGACCAAGAGCTGCTTTGGAAGTAAGGAAGAGATTCTGCAGTACTGCCAGGAG ATGTATCCAGACCTTCAGATTACGAATGTCGTGGAAGCCAATCAGCCTGTCAGCATCGACAGCTGGTGCAAGAGGGGGAAGAAGCAGTGCAAGGACCACACTCATATTGTTGTGCCCTACAAGTGCCTGG tggGCGAGTTTGTAAGCGATGTCCTGCTGGTCCCGGAGAAGTGCCGATTCTTCCACAAGGAGCGGATGGATGTGTGTGAAAGTCATCAGCACTGGCACACAGTAGCAAAAGAG GCGTGCCTGACAGAAGGGATGATCCTGCACAGTTATGGcatgctgctgccctgtggAGTAGACCAGTTCCACGGAACAGAATATGTATGCTGTCCTCAGACAAAAGTTGTGGATGAGGCTCTGTccaaagaggaggaggatgaagatgaggatgaaGACTATGATGTTTATAAAAG TGAGTTCCCTACAGAGGCAGGTGTAGAAGATTTCACAGGAACAGCTGTggaggaagatgaagatgaagaagatgaaggggaggaagaagaggacgTGGTGGAGGATCGTGATTACTATTATGATAGCTACAAAGTAGATGACTACACTGAAGAGACCACTACAGAGCCTAGCAGTGACAAGgctgtttctgaaaaagaagttAGCAGCGATATGAAAT CTGTCTGCTCCCAGGAGGCGATGACAGGGCCCTGCCGGGCTGTGATGCCTCGTTGGTACTTCGACCCTAACAAGAGAAAGTGCATTCGCTTTATATATGGAGGCTGCGGAGGCAACAGGAACAATTTTGAGTCAGAGGAGTATTGTATGGCTGTGTGTAAAAAGATGA TGCCAACTGACGATGTGGATGTGTACTTTGAAACCCCCGCTGATGACAACGAACATGCTCGCTTCCAGAAGGCaaaggagcagctggaggtCAGACACCACAACCGCATGGACAGG GTGAAGAAGGAATGGGAGGAAGCAGAACACCAAGCCGTAAATCTCCCCAAGGCAGAAAGACAGACTCTCATTCAG CACTTCCAGGCAATGGTTAAATCTCTGGAGAAAGAGGCAGCaagtgagaagcagcagcttgtggAGACTCACCTGGCTCGTGTGGAAGCCATGCTGAATGATCGACGTCGGATTGCTCTGGAGAACTATctggctgccctgcaggctgaCCCACCACGG CCCCACCGCATCCTGCAAGCTCTGAAGCGCTATGTTCGTGCTGAGAACAAGGACCGGCTGCACACCATCCGCCATTACCAGCACGTCCTGGCAGTTGACCCAGAAAAGGCTGCACAGATGAAATCTCAG GTGATGACACATCTCCATGTGATTGAGGAGCGGATGAATCAAAGCTTGTCTCTGCTCTACAAGGTGCCATATGTGGCTGAAGAAATCCAGGATGAGATTG ATGAGCTGCTTCAGGAGCAACGTGCAGACATGGATCAGTTCACATCCTCCATTTCTGAATCTCAGGTGGATGTCAGAGTGAGCTCTGAGGAAAGTGAAGAAATTCCCCTGGAGGGCAAACCTTTCCGTCCATTCCAGGTGAAAACCTTCCCAGCCTTGCCTGAAAATGAAG GTTCTGGCATGACAGAGTTGGATGGGCTGATTGGCGCTGAAGAAAAAGTGATTAACAGCAAGAACAAAGTGGATGAAAATGTG GTAATTGATGAAACCCTTGATGTGAAGGAAATGATTTTCAATGCAGAGCGTGTTGGTGGGCTGGTGGACGAGCCG gaTAATGACAACTCGCTTCGTGATGACTTCAGTTTCAGCAGCAGTGCCCTTATTGGGCTGTTGGTGATTGCTGTTGCCATAGCTACTGTTATAGTCATCAGCTTGGTGATGCTGAGGAAGAGGCAGTATGGGACCATCAGCCATGGAATTGTGGAG GTTGACCCAATGCTTACCCCAGAAGAGCGGCATCTGAGCAAGATGCAAAACCATGGCTACGAGAATCCCACTTACAAATACCTGGAGCAGATGCAGATATAA
- the APLP2 gene encoding amyloid beta precursor like protein 2 isoform X4: MGSARRFPLLLLLGLAGPAAALAGYIEALAANAGTGFAVAEPQIAMFCGKLNMHVNIQTGKWEPDTSGTKSCFGSKEEILQYCQEMYPDLQITNVVEANQPVSIDSWCKRGKKQCKDHTHIVVPYKCLVGEFVSDVLLVPEKCRFFHKERMDVCESHQHWHTVAKEACLTEGMILHSYGMLLPCGVDQFHGTEYVCCPQTKVVDEALSKEEEDEDEDEDYDVYKSEFPTEAGVEDFTGTAVEEDEDEEDEGEEEEDVVEDRDYYYDSYKVDDYTEETTTEPSSDKAVSEKEVSSDMKSVCSQEAMTGPCRAVMPRWYFDPNKRKCIRFIYGGCGGNRNNFESEEYCMAVCKKMMPTDDVDVYFETPADDNEHARFQKAKEQLEVRHHNRMDRVKKEWEEAEHQAVNLPKAERQTLIQHFQAMVKSLEKEAASEKQQLVETHLARVEAMLNDRRRIALENYLAALQADPPRPHRILQALKRYVRAENKDRLHTIRHYQHVLAVDPEKAAQMKSQVMTHLHVIEERMNQSLSLLYKVPYVAEEIQDEIDELLQEQRADMDQFTSSISESQVDVRVSSEESEEIPLEGKPFRPFQVKTFPALPENEGSGMTELDGLIGAEEKVINSKNKVDENVIDETLDVKEMIFNAERVGGLVDEPDNDNSLRDDFSFSSSALIGLLVIAVAIATVIVISLVMLRKRQYGTISHGIVEVDPMLTPEERHLSKMQNHGYENPTYKYLEQMQI, from the exons GCACTCGCAGCCAATGCTGGGACAGGGTTTGCGGTGGCAGAGCCTCAAATTGCCATGTTCTGTGGGAAGCTAAATATGCATGTGAATATCCAGACTGGGAAATGGGAACCTGACACTTCTGGGACCAAGAGCTGCTTTGGAAGTAAGGAAGAGATTCTGCAGTACTGCCAGGAG ATGTATCCAGACCTTCAGATTACGAATGTCGTGGAAGCCAATCAGCCTGTCAGCATCGACAGCTGGTGCAAGAGGGGGAAGAAGCAGTGCAAGGACCACACTCATATTGTTGTGCCCTACAAGTGCCTGG tggGCGAGTTTGTAAGCGATGTCCTGCTGGTCCCGGAGAAGTGCCGATTCTTCCACAAGGAGCGGATGGATGTGTGTGAAAGTCATCAGCACTGGCACACAGTAGCAAAAGAG GCGTGCCTGACAGAAGGGATGATCCTGCACAGTTATGGcatgctgctgccctgtggAGTAGACCAGTTCCACGGAACAGAATATGTATGCTGTCCTCAGACAAAAGTTGTGGATGAGGCTCTGTccaaagaggaggaggatgaagatgaggatgaaGACTATGATGTTTATAAAAG TGAGTTCCCTACAGAGGCAGGTGTAGAAGATTTCACAGGAACAGCTGTggaggaagatgaagatgaagaagatgaaggggaggaagaagaggacgTGGTGGAGGATCGTGATTACTATTATGATAGCTACAAAGTAGATGACTACACTGAAGAGACCACTACAGAGCCTAGCAGTGACAAGgctgtttctgaaaaagaagttAGCAGCGATATGAAAT CTGTCTGCTCCCAGGAGGCGATGACAGGGCCCTGCCGGGCTGTGATGCCTCGTTGGTACTTCGACCCTAACAAGAGAAAGTGCATTCGCTTTATATATGGAGGCTGCGGAGGCAACAGGAACAATTTTGAGTCAGAGGAGTATTGTATGGCTGTGTGTAAAAAGATGA TGCCAACTGACGATGTGGATGTGTACTTTGAAACCCCCGCTGATGACAACGAACATGCTCGCTTCCAGAAGGCaaaggagcagctggaggtCAGACACCACAACCGCATGGACAGG GTGAAGAAGGAATGGGAGGAAGCAGAACACCAAGCCGTAAATCTCCCCAAGGCAGAAAGACAGACTCTCATTCAG CACTTCCAGGCAATGGTTAAATCTCTGGAGAAAGAGGCAGCaagtgagaagcagcagcttgtggAGACTCACCTGGCTCGTGTGGAAGCCATGCTGAATGATCGACGTCGGATTGCTCTGGAGAACTATctggctgccctgcaggctgaCCCACCACGG CCCCACCGCATCCTGCAAGCTCTGAAGCGCTATGTTCGTGCTGAGAACAAGGACCGGCTGCACACCATCCGCCATTACCAGCACGTCCTGGCAGTTGACCCAGAAAAGGCTGCACAGATGAAATCTCAG GTGATGACACATCTCCATGTGATTGAGGAGCGGATGAATCAAAGCTTGTCTCTGCTCTACAAGGTGCCATATGTGGCTGAAGAAATCCAGGATGAGATTG ATGAGCTGCTTCAGGAGCAACGTGCAGACATGGATCAGTTCACATCCTCCATTTCTGAATCTCAGGTGGATGTCAGAGTGAGCTCTGAGGAAAGTGAAGAAATTCCCCTGGAGGGCAAACCTTTCCGTCCATTCCAGGTGAAAACCTTCCCAGCCTTGCCTGAAAATGAAG GTTCTGGCATGACAGAGTTGGATGGGCTGATTGGCGCTGAAGAAAAAGTGATTAACAGCAAGAACAAAGTGGATGAAAAT GTAATTGATGAAACCCTTGATGTGAAGGAAATGATTTTCAATGCAGAGCGTGTTGGTGGGCTGGTGGACGAGCCG gaTAATGACAACTCGCTTCGTGATGACTTCAGTTTCAGCAGCAGTGCCCTTATTGGGCTGTTGGTGATTGCTGTTGCCATAGCTACTGTTATAGTCATCAGCTTGGTGATGCTGAGGAAGAGGCAGTATGGGACCATCAGCCATGGAATTGTGGAG GTTGACCCAATGCTTACCCCAGAAGAGCGGCATCTGAGCAAGATGCAAAACCATGGCTACGAGAATCCCACTTACAAATACCTGGAGCAGATGCAGATATAA
- the APLP2 gene encoding amyloid beta precursor like protein 2 isoform X2: MGSARRFPLLLLLGLAGPAAALAGYIEALAANAGTGFAVAEPQIAMFCGKLNMHVNIQTGKWEPDTSGTKSCFGSKEEILQYCQEMYPDLQITNVVEANQPVSIDSWCKRGKKQCKDHTHIVVPYKCLVGEFVSDVLLVPEKCRFFHKERMDVCESHQHWHTVAKEACLTEGMILHSYGMLLPCGVDQFHGTEYVCCPQTKVVDEALSKEEEDEDEDEDYDVYKSEFPTEAGVEDFTGTAVEEDEDEEDEGEEEEDVVEDRDYYYDSYKVDDYTEETTTEPSSDKAVSEKEVSSDMKSVCSQEAMTGPCRAVMPRWYFDPNKRKCIRFIYGGCGGNRNNFESEEYCMAVCKKMMPTDDVDVYFETPADDNEHARFQKAKEQLEVRHHNRMDRVKKEWEEAEHQAVNLPKAERQTLIQHFQAMVKSLEKEAASEKQQLVETHLARVEAMLNDRRRIALENYLAALQADPPRPHRILQALKRYVRAENKDRLHTIRHYQHVLAVDPEKAAQMKSQVMTHLHVIEERMNQSLSLLYKVPYVAEEIQDEIDELLQEQRADMDQFTSSISESQVDVRVSSEESEEIPLEGKPFRPFQVKTFPALPENEDPQPDLYHPMKKGSGMTELDGLIGAEEKVINSKNKVDENVIDETLDVKEMIFNAERVGGLVDEPDNDNSLRDDFSFSSSALIGLLVIAVAIATVIVISLVMLRKRQYGTISHGIVEVDPMLTPEERHLSKMQNHGYENPTYKYLEQMQI; the protein is encoded by the exons GCACTCGCAGCCAATGCTGGGACAGGGTTTGCGGTGGCAGAGCCTCAAATTGCCATGTTCTGTGGGAAGCTAAATATGCATGTGAATATCCAGACTGGGAAATGGGAACCTGACACTTCTGGGACCAAGAGCTGCTTTGGAAGTAAGGAAGAGATTCTGCAGTACTGCCAGGAG ATGTATCCAGACCTTCAGATTACGAATGTCGTGGAAGCCAATCAGCCTGTCAGCATCGACAGCTGGTGCAAGAGGGGGAAGAAGCAGTGCAAGGACCACACTCATATTGTTGTGCCCTACAAGTGCCTGG tggGCGAGTTTGTAAGCGATGTCCTGCTGGTCCCGGAGAAGTGCCGATTCTTCCACAAGGAGCGGATGGATGTGTGTGAAAGTCATCAGCACTGGCACACAGTAGCAAAAGAG GCGTGCCTGACAGAAGGGATGATCCTGCACAGTTATGGcatgctgctgccctgtggAGTAGACCAGTTCCACGGAACAGAATATGTATGCTGTCCTCAGACAAAAGTTGTGGATGAGGCTCTGTccaaagaggaggaggatgaagatgaggatgaaGACTATGATGTTTATAAAAG TGAGTTCCCTACAGAGGCAGGTGTAGAAGATTTCACAGGAACAGCTGTggaggaagatgaagatgaagaagatgaaggggaggaagaagaggacgTGGTGGAGGATCGTGATTACTATTATGATAGCTACAAAGTAGATGACTACACTGAAGAGACCACTACAGAGCCTAGCAGTGACAAGgctgtttctgaaaaagaagttAGCAGCGATATGAAAT CTGTCTGCTCCCAGGAGGCGATGACAGGGCCCTGCCGGGCTGTGATGCCTCGTTGGTACTTCGACCCTAACAAGAGAAAGTGCATTCGCTTTATATATGGAGGCTGCGGAGGCAACAGGAACAATTTTGAGTCAGAGGAGTATTGTATGGCTGTGTGTAAAAAGATGA TGCCAACTGACGATGTGGATGTGTACTTTGAAACCCCCGCTGATGACAACGAACATGCTCGCTTCCAGAAGGCaaaggagcagctggaggtCAGACACCACAACCGCATGGACAGG GTGAAGAAGGAATGGGAGGAAGCAGAACACCAAGCCGTAAATCTCCCCAAGGCAGAAAGACAGACTCTCATTCAG CACTTCCAGGCAATGGTTAAATCTCTGGAGAAAGAGGCAGCaagtgagaagcagcagcttgtggAGACTCACCTGGCTCGTGTGGAAGCCATGCTGAATGATCGACGTCGGATTGCTCTGGAGAACTATctggctgccctgcaggctgaCCCACCACGG CCCCACCGCATCCTGCAAGCTCTGAAGCGCTATGTTCGTGCTGAGAACAAGGACCGGCTGCACACCATCCGCCATTACCAGCACGTCCTGGCAGTTGACCCAGAAAAGGCTGCACAGATGAAATCTCAG GTGATGACACATCTCCATGTGATTGAGGAGCGGATGAATCAAAGCTTGTCTCTGCTCTACAAGGTGCCATATGTGGCTGAAGAAATCCAGGATGAGATTG ATGAGCTGCTTCAGGAGCAACGTGCAGACATGGATCAGTTCACATCCTCCATTTCTGAATCTCAGGTGGATGTCAGAGTGAGCTCTGAGGAAAGTGAAGAAATTCCCCTGGAGGGCAAACCTTTCCGTCCATTCCAGGTGAAAACCTTCCCAGCCTTGCCTGAAAATGAAG ATCCTCAGCCGGATTTGTACCATCCAATGAAAAAAG GTTCTGGCATGACAGAGTTGGATGGGCTGATTGGCGCTGAAGAAAAAGTGATTAACAGCAAGAACAAAGTGGATGAAAAT GTAATTGATGAAACCCTTGATGTGAAGGAAATGATTTTCAATGCAGAGCGTGTTGGTGGGCTGGTGGACGAGCCG gaTAATGACAACTCGCTTCGTGATGACTTCAGTTTCAGCAGCAGTGCCCTTATTGGGCTGTTGGTGATTGCTGTTGCCATAGCTACTGTTATAGTCATCAGCTTGGTGATGCTGAGGAAGAGGCAGTATGGGACCATCAGCCATGGAATTGTGGAG GTTGACCCAATGCTTACCCCAGAAGAGCGGCATCTGAGCAAGATGCAAAACCATGGCTACGAGAATCCCACTTACAAATACCTGGAGCAGATGCAGATATAA
- the APLP2 gene encoding amyloid beta precursor like protein 2 isoform X1, which translates to MGSARRFPLLLLLGLAGPAAALAGYIEALAANAGTGFAVAEPQIAMFCGKLNMHVNIQTGKWEPDTSGTKSCFGSKEEILQYCQEMYPDLQITNVVEANQPVSIDSWCKRGKKQCKDHTHIVVPYKCLVGEFVSDVLLVPEKCRFFHKERMDVCESHQHWHTVAKEACLTEGMILHSYGMLLPCGVDQFHGTEYVCCPQTKVVDEALSKEEEDEDEDEDYDVYKSEFPTEAGVEDFTGTAVEEDEDEEDEGEEEEDVVEDRDYYYDSYKVDDYTEETTTEPSSDKAVSEKEVSSDMKSVCSQEAMTGPCRAVMPRWYFDPNKRKCIRFIYGGCGGNRNNFESEEYCMAVCKKMMPTDDVDVYFETPADDNEHARFQKAKEQLEVRHHNRMDRVKKEWEEAEHQAVNLPKAERQTLIQHFQAMVKSLEKEAASEKQQLVETHLARVEAMLNDRRRIALENYLAALQADPPRPHRILQALKRYVRAENKDRLHTIRHYQHVLAVDPEKAAQMKSQVMTHLHVIEERMNQSLSLLYKVPYVAEEIQDEIDELLQEQRADMDQFTSSISESQVDVRVSSEESEEIPLEGKPFRPFQVKTFPALPENEDPQPDLYHPMKKGSGMTELDGLIGAEEKVINSKNKVDENVVIDETLDVKEMIFNAERVGGLVDEPDNDNSLRDDFSFSSSALIGLLVIAVAIATVIVISLVMLRKRQYGTISHGIVEVDPMLTPEERHLSKMQNHGYENPTYKYLEQMQI; encoded by the exons GCACTCGCAGCCAATGCTGGGACAGGGTTTGCGGTGGCAGAGCCTCAAATTGCCATGTTCTGTGGGAAGCTAAATATGCATGTGAATATCCAGACTGGGAAATGGGAACCTGACACTTCTGGGACCAAGAGCTGCTTTGGAAGTAAGGAAGAGATTCTGCAGTACTGCCAGGAG ATGTATCCAGACCTTCAGATTACGAATGTCGTGGAAGCCAATCAGCCTGTCAGCATCGACAGCTGGTGCAAGAGGGGGAAGAAGCAGTGCAAGGACCACACTCATATTGTTGTGCCCTACAAGTGCCTGG tggGCGAGTTTGTAAGCGATGTCCTGCTGGTCCCGGAGAAGTGCCGATTCTTCCACAAGGAGCGGATGGATGTGTGTGAAAGTCATCAGCACTGGCACACAGTAGCAAAAGAG GCGTGCCTGACAGAAGGGATGATCCTGCACAGTTATGGcatgctgctgccctgtggAGTAGACCAGTTCCACGGAACAGAATATGTATGCTGTCCTCAGACAAAAGTTGTGGATGAGGCTCTGTccaaagaggaggaggatgaagatgaggatgaaGACTATGATGTTTATAAAAG TGAGTTCCCTACAGAGGCAGGTGTAGAAGATTTCACAGGAACAGCTGTggaggaagatgaagatgaagaagatgaaggggaggaagaagaggacgTGGTGGAGGATCGTGATTACTATTATGATAGCTACAAAGTAGATGACTACACTGAAGAGACCACTACAGAGCCTAGCAGTGACAAGgctgtttctgaaaaagaagttAGCAGCGATATGAAAT CTGTCTGCTCCCAGGAGGCGATGACAGGGCCCTGCCGGGCTGTGATGCCTCGTTGGTACTTCGACCCTAACAAGAGAAAGTGCATTCGCTTTATATATGGAGGCTGCGGAGGCAACAGGAACAATTTTGAGTCAGAGGAGTATTGTATGGCTGTGTGTAAAAAGATGA TGCCAACTGACGATGTGGATGTGTACTTTGAAACCCCCGCTGATGACAACGAACATGCTCGCTTCCAGAAGGCaaaggagcagctggaggtCAGACACCACAACCGCATGGACAGG GTGAAGAAGGAATGGGAGGAAGCAGAACACCAAGCCGTAAATCTCCCCAAGGCAGAAAGACAGACTCTCATTCAG CACTTCCAGGCAATGGTTAAATCTCTGGAGAAAGAGGCAGCaagtgagaagcagcagcttgtggAGACTCACCTGGCTCGTGTGGAAGCCATGCTGAATGATCGACGTCGGATTGCTCTGGAGAACTATctggctgccctgcaggctgaCCCACCACGG CCCCACCGCATCCTGCAAGCTCTGAAGCGCTATGTTCGTGCTGAGAACAAGGACCGGCTGCACACCATCCGCCATTACCAGCACGTCCTGGCAGTTGACCCAGAAAAGGCTGCACAGATGAAATCTCAG GTGATGACACATCTCCATGTGATTGAGGAGCGGATGAATCAAAGCTTGTCTCTGCTCTACAAGGTGCCATATGTGGCTGAAGAAATCCAGGATGAGATTG ATGAGCTGCTTCAGGAGCAACGTGCAGACATGGATCAGTTCACATCCTCCATTTCTGAATCTCAGGTGGATGTCAGAGTGAGCTCTGAGGAAAGTGAAGAAATTCCCCTGGAGGGCAAACCTTTCCGTCCATTCCAGGTGAAAACCTTCCCAGCCTTGCCTGAAAATGAAG ATCCTCAGCCGGATTTGTACCATCCAATGAAAAAAG GTTCTGGCATGACAGAGTTGGATGGGCTGATTGGCGCTGAAGAAAAAGTGATTAACAGCAAGAACAAAGTGGATGAAAATGTG GTAATTGATGAAACCCTTGATGTGAAGGAAATGATTTTCAATGCAGAGCGTGTTGGTGGGCTGGTGGACGAGCCG gaTAATGACAACTCGCTTCGTGATGACTTCAGTTTCAGCAGCAGTGCCCTTATTGGGCTGTTGGTGATTGCTGTTGCCATAGCTACTGTTATAGTCATCAGCTTGGTGATGCTGAGGAAGAGGCAGTATGGGACCATCAGCCATGGAATTGTGGAG GTTGACCCAATGCTTACCCCAGAAGAGCGGCATCTGAGCAAGATGCAAAACCATGGCTACGAGAATCCCACTTACAAATACCTGGAGCAGATGCAGATATAA
- the APLP2 gene encoding amyloid beta precursor like protein 2 isoform X5 — MGSARRFPLLLLLGLAGPAAALAGYIEALAANAGTGFAVAEPQIAMFCGKLNMHVNIQTGKWEPDTSGTKSCFGSKEEILQYCQEMYPDLQITNVVEANQPVSIDSWCKRGKKQCKDHTHIVVPYKCLVGEFVSDVLLVPEKCRFFHKERMDVCESHQHWHTVAKEACLTEGMILHSYGMLLPCGVDQFHGTEYVCCPQTKVVDEALSKEEEDEDEDEDYDVYKSEFPTEAGVEDFTGTAVEEDEDEEDEGEEEEDVVEDRDYYYDSYKVDDYTEETTTEPSSDKAVSEKEVSSDMKLPTDDVDVYFETPADDNEHARFQKAKEQLEVRHHNRMDRVKKEWEEAEHQAVNLPKAERQTLIQHFQAMVKSLEKEAASEKQQLVETHLARVEAMLNDRRRIALENYLAALQADPPRPHRILQALKRYVRAENKDRLHTIRHYQHVLAVDPEKAAQMKSQVMTHLHVIEERMNQSLSLLYKVPYVAEEIQDEIDELLQEQRADMDQFTSSISESQVDVRVSSEESEEIPLEGKPFRPFQVKTFPALPENEDPQPDLYHPMKKGSGMTELDGLIGAEEKVINSKNKVDENVVIDETLDVKEMIFNAERVGGLVDEPDNDNSLRDDFSFSSSALIGLLVIAVAIATVIVISLVMLRKRQYGTISHGIVEVDPMLTPEERHLSKMQNHGYENPTYKYLEQMQI; from the exons GCACTCGCAGCCAATGCTGGGACAGGGTTTGCGGTGGCAGAGCCTCAAATTGCCATGTTCTGTGGGAAGCTAAATATGCATGTGAATATCCAGACTGGGAAATGGGAACCTGACACTTCTGGGACCAAGAGCTGCTTTGGAAGTAAGGAAGAGATTCTGCAGTACTGCCAGGAG ATGTATCCAGACCTTCAGATTACGAATGTCGTGGAAGCCAATCAGCCTGTCAGCATCGACAGCTGGTGCAAGAGGGGGAAGAAGCAGTGCAAGGACCACACTCATATTGTTGTGCCCTACAAGTGCCTGG tggGCGAGTTTGTAAGCGATGTCCTGCTGGTCCCGGAGAAGTGCCGATTCTTCCACAAGGAGCGGATGGATGTGTGTGAAAGTCATCAGCACTGGCACACAGTAGCAAAAGAG GCGTGCCTGACAGAAGGGATGATCCTGCACAGTTATGGcatgctgctgccctgtggAGTAGACCAGTTCCACGGAACAGAATATGTATGCTGTCCTCAGACAAAAGTTGTGGATGAGGCTCTGTccaaagaggaggaggatgaagatgaggatgaaGACTATGATGTTTATAAAAG TGAGTTCCCTACAGAGGCAGGTGTAGAAGATTTCACAGGAACAGCTGTggaggaagatgaagatgaagaagatgaaggggaggaagaagaggacgTGGTGGAGGATCGTGATTACTATTATGATAGCTACAAAGTAGATGACTACACTGAAGAGACCACTACAGAGCCTAGCAGTGACAAGgctgtttctgaaaaagaagttAGCAGCGATATGAAAT TGCCAACTGACGATGTGGATGTGTACTTTGAAACCCCCGCTGATGACAACGAACATGCTCGCTTCCAGAAGGCaaaggagcagctggaggtCAGACACCACAACCGCATGGACAGG GTGAAGAAGGAATGGGAGGAAGCAGAACACCAAGCCGTAAATCTCCCCAAGGCAGAAAGACAGACTCTCATTCAG CACTTCCAGGCAATGGTTAAATCTCTGGAGAAAGAGGCAGCaagtgagaagcagcagcttgtggAGACTCACCTGGCTCGTGTGGAAGCCATGCTGAATGATCGACGTCGGATTGCTCTGGAGAACTATctggctgccctgcaggctgaCCCACCACGG CCCCACCGCATCCTGCAAGCTCTGAAGCGCTATGTTCGTGCTGAGAACAAGGACCGGCTGCACACCATCCGCCATTACCAGCACGTCCTGGCAGTTGACCCAGAAAAGGCTGCACAGATGAAATCTCAG GTGATGACACATCTCCATGTGATTGAGGAGCGGATGAATCAAAGCTTGTCTCTGCTCTACAAGGTGCCATATGTGGCTGAAGAAATCCAGGATGAGATTG ATGAGCTGCTTCAGGAGCAACGTGCAGACATGGATCAGTTCACATCCTCCATTTCTGAATCTCAGGTGGATGTCAGAGTGAGCTCTGAGGAAAGTGAAGAAATTCCCCTGGAGGGCAAACCTTTCCGTCCATTCCAGGTGAAAACCTTCCCAGCCTTGCCTGAAAATGAAG ATCCTCAGCCGGATTTGTACCATCCAATGAAAAAAG GTTCTGGCATGACAGAGTTGGATGGGCTGATTGGCGCTGAAGAAAAAGTGATTAACAGCAAGAACAAAGTGGATGAAAATGTG GTAATTGATGAAACCCTTGATGTGAAGGAAATGATTTTCAATGCAGAGCGTGTTGGTGGGCTGGTGGACGAGCCG gaTAATGACAACTCGCTTCGTGATGACTTCAGTTTCAGCAGCAGTGCCCTTATTGGGCTGTTGGTGATTGCTGTTGCCATAGCTACTGTTATAGTCATCAGCTTGGTGATGCTGAGGAAGAGGCAGTATGGGACCATCAGCCATGGAATTGTGGAG GTTGACCCAATGCTTACCCCAGAAGAGCGGCATCTGAGCAAGATGCAAAACCATGGCTACGAGAATCCCACTTACAAATACCTGGAGCAGATGCAGATATAA